From one Anaerococcus prevotii DSM 20548 genomic stretch:
- a CDS encoding MupG family TIM beta-alpha barrel fold protein — protein sequence MLGFSLYFDRDFDLEKEVNKYEGFDILFTSIHYPEGENTFEKFLNLCEKSIGRDFRICVDLNKDVLSRYPKLMDMDLILRLDYGFNSKEIAELSKNNRISINASTIDRKILNEILSFGANKDNILAIHNYYPLEFTGLGEDYLRRRNDLFKSLGIETLAFVPGNENLRGPMYRSLPTLESQRLKDPYLSFVELNRKYGMDSIIMAEGVDDKNISNIRDFHKDNKLSLKVNMNDEFNYIKGFKQRMDLSEYILRNERKYRKVEAGSSFYAKRGDILILNEKAGRYSGEIEICNRDLGIISDRNLIGKVDTTHIELIDYIKGGDEIVFNRR from the coding sequence ATGCTTGGTTTTTCTTTATATTTTGATAGGGACTTTGATTTAGAAAAAGAAGTAAATAAGTATGAGGGTTTTGATATTTTATTTACTTCGATTCATTATCCAGAAGGAGAGAATACTTTCGAAAAGTTCTTGAATCTTTGCGAAAAATCCATTGGAAGAGACTTTAGGATTTGCGTCGATCTAAATAAGGATGTCCTTAGTAGGTATCCAAAACTTATGGATATGGACCTTATACTGAGGCTTGATTATGGTTTTAATAGCAAAGAGATAGCCGAATTAAGTAAGAATAATAGGATTTCTATAAACGCTTCTACTATAGATAGGAAAATCCTAAATGAAATTTTATCCTTCGGTGCGAATAAGGATAATATCCTTGCCATACACAACTACTATCCTCTTGAATTTACAGGTCTAGGAGAAGATTATCTTAGGAGGAGAAATGATCTATTTAAGTCATTAGGAATAGAGACTCTTGCCTTTGTGCCAGGCAATGAGAACTTGCGTGGCCCAATGTATAGGAGTCTACCAACCCTTGAAAGTCAAAGACTGAAGGATCCCTACCTAAGTTTTGTGGAACTTAATAGAAAATACGGGATGGATTCTATAATAATGGCTGAAGGGGTTGATGATAAGAATATTTCTAACATTAGAGATTTTCATAAAGATAATAAGTTAAGCCTTAAAGTTAATATGAATGATGAATTTAATTATATCAAAGGCTTTAAACAAAGGATGGATCTTAGCGAATATATCCTAAGAAATGAGAGGAAATATAGGAAGGTAGAAGCGGGTTCTTCCTTCTATGCTAAAAGAGGAGATATACTAATCCTAAACGAGAAGGCTGGAAGATACAGCGGGGAGATTGAAATCTGTAATAGAGATTTAGGTATCATATCAGATAGAAATCTTATAGGAAAAGTGGATACTACACACATTGAACTAATTGATTATATAAAAGGAGGTGATGAGATTGTCTTCAACAGAAGATAG
- the pbp4b gene encoding penicillin binding protein PBP4B — MNKKILLIAAFTFLIPFNANADSKKYSSDDVIEYDYSFPTSIEEYDDSILTNSSHKFYYDDNISDQITVSDYDKADVFVNGKAVESDDEARKLIQEGKNSVDILNVKEKVDVKIKSGKEEKGFTNIDNKLDEKVTNLMETLLEEEVKENFSGGQISVIRDNEDIYDYQFGYVNNFEKNGESIPFEDRVKVDENTLFDLASNTKMYATNYSLQKLVYEGKINIDDKVSKYFPEFKDDEKSPIKGKNEMTIRDILRHQAGFPADPQYHNNNYDKDDGNINGVNDLFSQHREKTLDMVMRTPLSYEPGSKSVYSDVDYMLLGFIVEKVTGQRLDKYFDENFAKPLNLRYTTFNPLENGFDKNQIAATELNGNTRDGAVDFKNIRKDTIQGEVHDEKAYYAMGGVSGHAGLFSNSRELAKLANIMLNEGRYKNIRFWDKKTQDEFIKASEVNPSYGLGWRRMADGRYAWAFSNLASSNTIGHTGWTGSLTVIDPLERMTFVLLTNKKNGYVLDNKENPNYFYADASKSGGYGAVSTLIYKSLQDNSKELVMALANELAIGQERMLKDKEGFLDEARLNDYIAIKNTNQIIKDKYQNTSEEASSIDDKKYDYDTLENTSKEAKLVESFNPKTGVDGLIPLIGLALSSAFAYRKIKR; from the coding sequence CCATTTAATGCAAATGCCGATAGTAAAAAATATAGCAGTGATGATGTAATTGAATATGATTATAGTTTTCCAACAAGCATTGAAGAATATGATGATTCTATTTTGACTAACTCATCTCATAAATTTTATTACGATGATAATATTTCAGATCAGATTACTGTTAGTGACTATGATAAGGCAGATGTTTTTGTAAATGGTAAGGCTGTAGAGTCTGATGATGAGGCTAGAAAGCTTATTCAAGAAGGAAAAAATTCTGTAGATATTTTAAATGTTAAAGAAAAAGTCGATGTAAAGATTAAATCTGGAAAGGAAGAAAAAGGATTTACTAACATCGATAACAAATTGGATGAAAAAGTAACTAATTTGATGGAAACACTACTTGAAGAAGAAGTAAAGGAGAATTTTTCTGGAGGCCAGATTAGTGTAATTAGAGACAATGAAGATATATATGACTATCAATTTGGTTATGTAAATAATTTCGAAAAAAATGGAGAATCTATTCCTTTTGAGGATAGGGTTAAAGTCGATGAGAATACATTATTTGATCTTGCAAGCAATACAAAAATGTATGCGACAAATTATAGCTTACAAAAGTTGGTTTATGAAGGAAAAATCAATATTGATGATAAAGTGTCTAAGTATTTTCCAGAATTTAAGGATGACGAAAAAAGTCCTATAAAGGGTAAAAATGAAATGACTATTAGGGATATACTCAGACATCAAGCTGGATTTCCTGCTGATCCTCAATACCACAATAACAATTACGACAAAGATGATGGCAATATCAATGGAGTTAATGATTTGTTTTCACAACATAGGGAAAAAACATTGGATATGGTAATGAGAACACCTCTTTCATACGAGCCTGGATCAAAATCAGTATATTCAGATGTAGATTATATGCTTCTTGGATTTATAGTAGAAAAAGTTACGGGACAAAGATTGGATAAATACTTTGATGAAAACTTTGCTAAGCCATTAAATCTTAGATATACAACATTTAATCCTTTAGAAAATGGTTTTGATAAAAATCAGATAGCTGCTACCGAACTAAATGGTAATACAAGAGATGGTGCAGTTGATTTCAAAAATATCAGAAAGGATACCATCCAAGGTGAGGTTCATGATGAGAAAGCTTATTATGCTATGGGTGGAGTAAGTGGTCATGCAGGATTGTTTTCAAATTCACGAGAATTAGCAAAACTTGCAAATATTATGCTAAATGAAGGTAGATATAAAAATATTAGATTTTGGGATAAAAAAACTCAAGATGAATTTATAAAAGCAAGTGAAGTTAATCCATCTTACGGATTAGGTTGGAGAAGAATGGCTGATGGTAGATATGCTTGGGCATTTTCTAACCTAGCAAGTTCGAATACAATTGGCCATACCGGCTGGACAGGCAGCCTTACAGTTATCGATCCATTGGAGAGAATGACCTTCGTCTTATTAACAAATAAAAAGAATGGTTATGTATTAGATAATAAAGAAAATCCTAATTATTTTTATGCTGACGCTTCTAAGAGTGGAGGTTATGGTGCGGTTAGTACTTTAATTTATAAATCTCTTCAAGATAATTCAAAAGAGCTAGTTATGGCTCTAGCAAATGAATTGGCGATTGGACAAGAAAGGATGCTAAAAGATAAGGAAGGCTTTCTTGATGAAGCTCGACTTAATGATTATATAGCTATAAAAAATACAAATCAGATTATTAAAGATAAGTACCAAAATACAAGCGAAGAAGCTAGTAGTATTGATGATAAAAAATATGATTATGATACTTTAGAAAATACTAGCAAGGAAGCAAAGCTTGTTGAAAGCTTTAATCCTAAAACAGGTGTAGATGGATTAATACCCTTAATTGGACTCGCACTTTCTTCAGCTTTTGCCTATAGGAAAATAAAGAGATAA